The genomic stretch AAGGTTGGATATATTCGCATCGAAGAGGGCGTATTCGAGGACGATCAATGGATTAGAGGGCGTGTGCTGAACGGTGATGAGTCAGCGTACAAAATATCCGTGAAGAGAAGCGCATCTGCTTTGATGATTGAAGCTTATAAATATGAATAAACGGGAGGAAAGCAGGCATGCCAGCATTTAACGATCAGACGAAAATTGGTCATATTTGGGCGAATGAGTCGGCACGAAAAGTGCTGCTGAAGCATGTTCCAGAGCTGGAAAAATCACCGTATTTATCGTTTATGAAAATGAGAACGCTGCCGCAGCTCGCCGTGTCCAACGAGGCATGGATATGGCCAGCGGAGCTGCTCAGCAGCATTCTAAAGGAGCTTGCGCTAATTGAAGACGAGGCTGTACGGGATGAAGAGCCAAGACAGTCAGCTGACTATGAAAGTGATCTCGTATCTATGGGCTCGGCCTATACGAAGGCACCTGATTGGGCGGAGAAGTGGGGCATATTCGAGATATTGCTTAAGGGGCCAAATCACGGCAACCCGTTTGTAGATGTCGCTATTAGCGCCGTCTTTACATGTGAAGAGCGCTCCGTTCAAGTCAGCGGCTTCTATGATGGCGAAGGGATATACCGCATCCGGTTCATGCCTGAGCATGAGGGTGAATGGCGCTACGAAACGATCAGCAATGCACGTTCATTACATGGAATTGCTGGAGGCTTTATCTGCATCCAGCCTAGTGCTGGCAACAACGGTCCGGTTCGTGTGAAGGATACGTTTCATTTTGCCTATGAGAACGGCATGGCGTATATTCCAATTGGAACCACCTGCTATGCATGGTCGCATCAAGGGGAGAAGCTGGAAACACAAACCTTGAATACGTTAAGCGCGTCACCGTTCAACAAGCTGCGGATGTGCGTGTTTCCTAAGTCGTACCAATTCAATGAAAATGAGCCTGAGTTATATCCCTATGAGGGCTCGCTCGCGCAGGGCTGGGATTATACGAGGTTTAATCCTGCATATTTCAGGCATTTGGAGAATAGAATCGCCGAGCTGGGCGAGCTGGGCATTGAAGCAGATCTCATTTTATTTCATGCTTATGATCGCTGGGGCTTCTCCGAGATGATGCGTTCTGCAGACGATCGTTACTTGCGTTATATCGTTGCCCGCCTCTCCGCTTATCGTCATATATGGTGGTCGCTTGCGAACGAGTACGATCTGATGTGGGCGAAGGAGGAGTCCGATTGGGAGCGCATCGCAGCTATCGTTACCGAAAATGATCCCTATAACCACCTCATATCCATCCATAACTGCTTCGCATTTTATGATTATAAGCGATCTTGGATTACCCATTGCAGCGTTCAACGAATCGATGTATATCGTACAGCGGAAAATACGACAGAATGGCGTCTTGAATGGAATAAGCCGATCGTTATTGACGAGTGTGCCTATGAAGGCAATATTGATATGGGCTGGGGCAATATTACCGGTCAGGAAATGGTGCGCCGGTTCTGGGAGGGGGCCATTCGCGGGGGATACGTCGGTCACGGAGAAACCTACTTGGACCCGGATGATGTGCTATGGTGGTCCAAAGGCGGCAAGCTGCACGGCGAGAGCTCGCAGCGAATTGCATTTCTGCGAACGATTATGGAGTCAGGGCCCGAAGGCGGGCTGAACCCGCTGAAGTCTGAGTGGGATGCCCCGTCAGCGGGCATTAAGGATCAATACTATTTGTTTTATTACGGATTGAACCAGCCGATGTATCGACATTTCAGTATGAAGCCAGGCGTTTCATATGAGGTCGAGGTCATCGATACGTGGAATATGACGATTAAGAAGCAGCCTGGCAAGTATGAGGGATCATTCCGAATTGAGCTGCCGGGCACCTCTTATGCTGCGGTTAGAATGACAAAGGTTGGATAGGCTTTTTGCTTGCAGCGGGTTATGCCAAAGAAGACGGGGGAATCGAACAGCCTGTCTTCTTTGCTGTATAATAGGGGAAATAGGGAGGCGTGCTTAATGAATGGGTTTTTCAAAAAATGGTCCTGGCGCTCCATACGTTCCAGACTAGCGATTAGCGTCTTAGCTGTTACCCTGCCATTAATCGCATTACTGCTGTATAACAGCTTCTATTCCATTAATGTTGTGCGTAATCAGGTGGCAAGCTCGAATAAAAACATGTTGATCCTATACATGGATCAGATTAATAAAAGCCTGGAGGACGTCGATCAATATTTGAACAGTTTAGTCGCTATTGATACGGATTTGCTAGTTATGGGGCTGCCGGTACCCGATCAGGAGTATCGAATGGCCAAGCTTAGTTTATTTAGCAAGTTAGCAGAGAAAATTCCACTTTTCAAAACCATAGATGCCTTCTTTGTATACTCCGTGAGCAGGCAAGATTATGTAAGCGCTTTTCGTCAGGTAGGAACCTTCGATGAAAGAGCGGCTATCCAAGATTATTTAATAGAGATATTGCGTGACGGCCCGGATGGAAATTCAATCGGCAGCAAAAGCTGGTATGTGAAGGGAATTAACGGAACCTATTATTTATTTCATATTTTCCAGTCTGGCGATAGTTATATTGGAAGCTGGATTAATACCAATCGGATCGTTGGGGCGCTTGGCTTAATTGATCTTGGTGAAAAAGGAAGATCGCTATTAACGACAGATCAAGGGCTTCCACTCTCAGAGGCTGCCTTTATTGCGGAAAATGGCATTGATTTGAATCGTGATCTGAATAACTATTATTTAACGGGGAAAAGTGATCGCTATATGGTCGTTGGTGCCGAATCCAGCAAAGGCAACTTCAACTTGCTTGCTATTATTCCTGATGAGAAGATATTGGAAAACTTGCCGTATTTGCGAAAAATTATTTTGTTTGTTTCCATTTGCTCGCTTATTATTTTGCCTGTTGGAACATTGCTTCTTCGTAAAATGATTCTCCTTCCGCTTAATCGCATATTGCAAGTTATGAAGCGTATTAAAGAAGGAAATCTTGATGTGCGGATTAATCAATCAGCTGGTGTGGATGAATTCCAAATTGTAAATGAAACATTCAATACGATGATGGCCCAAATTCAACAGCTTCATGTCAACGTCTATGAAGAGCAGCAAAGCAAGCAGAGGGCAGAGCTGCAGCATTTGCAGCTCCAGATTAACCCTCATTTCTTTATGAATTCGTTAAATATTATGTACAGTCTGGCCCAGACCAAAAACTATGAGCTTATTCAAGAGCTGTCTTTATGTCTAGTTAATTATTTCCGTTATATGTTCCGTTCAAATCTAAGCTTCGTTCAGCTCAGGCAGGAGCTCGATCATACCCGCAATTATATTCGCATTCAGGAGCTGCGTTATCCGAATAGTCTTAGCGGACGGATTGAGGTACCGGACTTTATGCTCGATACGAGTGTGCCGCCGCTATTCATCCAGTCCTTTGTAGAAAATACCGTTAAATACGCGATGACGCTTGATGGGCCTATTGAAATTATTATTCGAATTGATCTGCTGGATGAAGGCGGACGGCCTTATATGCGCGCGGTAATAGAGGATACGGGGGTTGGGTTTCCTGAAGAGATATTAAGCGAGCTGAACGTAGGCAGAAAAATAACGAATGAGGAGGGGGAGCATATTGGCATTTGGAATGTGCAGCAGCGGCTTTCCCTGCTATATAAAGGTCAAGCCAGTATTTCATTCTCCAATCGTATGACGGGCGGTGCTAGCGTCGTTATTCAACTGCCGCTTTATGGACATGACAGCTAGAAAAGGGGGGGCATTGCTATGTATTCACTGCTTATTGTGGATGATGAGGTTCATGCAGTTAAAGGTATTGAAGCTGCGATTGATTGGGAGAAGCTCCAAATCACATCACTCTACACCGCGTACAATATTCGTCAAGCTAAGGAAATATATGATAATTACCCCATAGATATCATGCTGTGCGATATTGAAATGCCTCAGGGCAGCGGTCTGGAGCTGCTGACTTGGGTGCGAGAGCATCATCCGAAGACGGAATCGGTGTTTCTGACCTGCCATGCTGATTTTGAATATGCGAAGCAGGCGATGCAATTAGGGAGCTTGGACTACATTCTGAAGCCAATTCCTTATGCTGATTTAGAGAAGGTCATTGTAAAAGCTATGGATAAGATTAACGCAAACAGTGAGCTGACACAGTTCAGCCGCTACGGCCAATATTGGTTCCAGCAGCAGCCGCTCCTTACGGAGCAGTTTTGGCTTGATATTTTAAATCAAACGATACCATCTAATGAGTATGCAATCCGCAATGCGGCCGCTGAGCGTAATCTTCCTTATCTCGACGATGTACACTATTTGCCTGTGCTTATTAGTATTCAGAGATGGCATAAGACGCTGTCGATACGCGATGAGAAAATTATGGAATTTGCACTGCGGAATGCGGCTAATGAATCTATTCTTGAGCATGGAAAGCTGGGACTCCTTATTCAGCGCGGGAAAGGCAGGCTCGTTGCTTTAATATCCGTCGAAGCAGGGGGAGAGCGGGAGTCTGCTGGAATAAAGGCTATGTGTAGTTCCTATATCGAAGCATGCAACACGTACTTTTATTGCGATTTATCCTGTTATGTCGGCAAGCCGCTGCCTGCTTATGAATTGTCAGCCATGCTCGATAAGCTGTCTGCATTGGAGTCGGATAATGTGGCATTGGATAACAAAGTGTTTATGCTGGAGGGTCGTTTTCCTTCTTCTCATACGCTGCATATGCCGAATATGAGTGTTTGGGTTGTATTGCTTGAGGACGGCAAGACGGATATATTAATTTCCGAAATTACAGCTTATTTGGATAGCCAAGTACGTGCGGATTGTCTCGATGCGAAGCAGCTTCATCAATTTCATCAGGATTTGCTGCAGATGGTGTATTCTATTTTTCAGTCGAAGGGAATTCGGGCTCATCAGCTGTTGAATGATTCGGTATCTCTAGAGCTTTCTTGGCAGGCTACGCGCTCAGTCATGGATATGCTTGTATGGATTAAGCATATTTTGCAGAAGTCGGCGGAGTATGCCAAAGCTGTAGAAGAGACTCAAACGGTGGTAGAACGGGTAATTGCTTACATCGCCTTGCATAAGGACAGGGAGCTGTCTAGAGAAGAGATTGCCAGCCATGTATTTCTGAATCCGGACTATTTGACTCGAATTTTCAAGAAAGAAACTGGACTTGGCATTTCGGAGTATATGCTGCGGGAGCGATTAAATGTAGCTAAGGATTTGCTGCTGCTAACGGAGATGTCTATAAGCGCAGTGGCGAGTCATGTCGGCTACTCTAACTTTTCGCATTTTTCTAGAATATTTAAGAAGCATACCGGTAAAAACCCTATGGATTTTCGGCATACCGGTACGGCGGAGCAGGCCCCGGAATAAAGTCGGAATGTGCATAATGAAAAGTCGTTTTCAGGGCAGTTGCAGCGACCGGATATGTATAAAATCAAGATAGATTCAGCAGCTGATACAACGAGGACAAGGCATCTGAATCTGATCTTATTACAGTAACGGGGGAATAACATGAGAAAACGGATCGGCTGGTTCAGTATGCTTTTGGCAATATGCTTGCTGCTTGGGGCTTGTGGTACGAACAATGTGAATAACGGAAACGCTGACAACGGTAAAGGAGGCTCGGCACAAGAAACTACAAAAGGTGCTAGCGAAGGTAATGACAAGCCATACGAGCTGACCGTGGCTTTCATCACCTTCGGAAATACACCCGCTGACATTGCTCAGGTGCAGGAAGAAATCAGCAAGCTTGCTAAGGAGAAGATCAACGCGACCGTGAAGCTGCTTCCGATTGCAATCGGATCATGGAACCAACAGATGAATCTAATGCTGACGAGTAATGAGAAGCTGGATTTGATCGTAACGGGCTCCAGCGCTACATTCGGCTATGGGCCACAGGTAGCGAAGGGTCAATTGCTTCCACTGGATGATCTGATCGAGGAGTATGGACAAGGCATTAAAAATGCTGTGGGCGAGGAGTTTATGAACGCGAGCAATATCGGCGGGAGCATTTACGGTGTACCGAGTATTCGCGATCTAGCGGTAAACTACGGCTTCTTAATTCGTAAGGATATTGCGGATAAATACAGCATCGATTTGAGTGCAATGAAATCGCTTGATGATTTGGAAGCAGCTATGAAAACGATCAAAGCAGGAGAGCCGGATACGGCTGTCATTGCGCCGGGGTCGGCGGGTCAATCCATCGTGGATTATTTGATGGGGGATATCGATAGACTGGGTGATTCCTATGGGGTTCTTCTGAACAATGGCTCTGAGCTGAAGGTGGTCAATTGGTTTGAAACGCCGCAGTATGAGGAGCTCGTGAAGCGTGTGAGAAGCTGGTATAACGCGGGCTATATTCTTAAGGATGCAGCAACCAATAAGGAAAGCATAGGTGATTTAATTAAAGGCCAAAGAACGCTTGCTTATGTAGCGAATCTTAAGCCTGGCATTGAGTCGCAGGAGAGCCGACTGACGGGTACGGAAATTGTCAGAGCAAATTTTACGGAGCCATTCGCAAAAACCGAGACGGTAACGAACATTATGTGGGGAATACCGCGCAACTCCAGCAATCCGGAGAGAGCTATGCAGTTTTTGAACCTAATGTATACGGATAAGCAAATCATTAACCTGTTCGATTGGGGCATTGAAGGCAAGCATTACGTGCAGACTGATGTGGACAATGTCATTAAATACCCGGATGGTGTTGATGCGT from Paenibacillus sp. FSL H8-0548 encodes the following:
- a CDS encoding response regulator, which translates into the protein MYSLLIVDDEVHAVKGIEAAIDWEKLQITSLYTAYNIRQAKEIYDNYPIDIMLCDIEMPQGSGLELLTWVREHHPKTESVFLTCHADFEYAKQAMQLGSLDYILKPIPYADLEKVIVKAMDKINANSELTQFSRYGQYWFQQQPLLTEQFWLDILNQTIPSNEYAIRNAAAERNLPYLDDVHYLPVLISIQRWHKTLSIRDEKIMEFALRNAANESILEHGKLGLLIQRGKGRLVALISVEAGGERESAGIKAMCSSYIEACNTYFYCDLSCYVGKPLPAYELSAMLDKLSALESDNVALDNKVFMLEGRFPSSHTLHMPNMSVWVVLLEDGKTDILISEITAYLDSQVRADCLDAKQLHQFHQDLLQMVYSIFQSKGIRAHQLLNDSVSLELSWQATRSVMDMLVWIKHILQKSAEYAKAVEETQTVVERVIAYIALHKDRELSREEIASHVFLNPDYLTRIFKKETGLGISEYMLRERLNVAKDLLLLTEMSISAVASHVGYSNFSHFSRIFKKHTGKNPMDFRHTGTAEQAPE
- a CDS encoding ABC transporter substrate-binding protein, yielding MRKRIGWFSMLLAICLLLGACGTNNVNNGNADNGKGGSAQETTKGASEGNDKPYELTVAFITFGNTPADIAQVQEEISKLAKEKINATVKLLPIAIGSWNQQMNLMLTSNEKLDLIVTGSSATFGYGPQVAKGQLLPLDDLIEEYGQGIKNAVGEEFMNASNIGGSIYGVPSIRDLAVNYGFLIRKDIADKYSIDLSAMKSLDDLEAAMKTIKAGEPDTAVIAPGSAGQSIVDYLMGDIDRLGDSYGVLLNNGSELKVVNWFETPQYEELVKRVRSWYNAGYILKDAATNKESIGDLIKGQRTLAYVANLKPGIESQESRLTGTEIVRANFTEPFAKTETVTNIMWGIPRNSSNPERAMQFLNLMYTDKQIINLFDWGIEGKHYVQTDVDNVIKYPDGVDASNSGYNLNMGWLFGNQFLSHTFDGDDPDIWNKLNEFNQSAIKSKALGFTFDTASVKTEFAAVVNVVNQNKLGLETGTLDPEKTLPDFVAKLKAAGIDKIIAEKQKQLDAWASNK
- a CDS encoding histidine kinase; this translates as MNGFFKKWSWRSIRSRLAISVLAVTLPLIALLLYNSFYSINVVRNQVASSNKNMLILYMDQINKSLEDVDQYLNSLVAIDTDLLVMGLPVPDQEYRMAKLSLFSKLAEKIPLFKTIDAFFVYSVSRQDYVSAFRQVGTFDERAAIQDYLIEILRDGPDGNSIGSKSWYVKGINGTYYLFHIFQSGDSYIGSWINTNRIVGALGLIDLGEKGRSLLTTDQGLPLSEAAFIAENGIDLNRDLNNYYLTGKSDRYMVVGAESSKGNFNLLAIIPDEKILENLPYLRKIILFVSICSLIILPVGTLLLRKMILLPLNRILQVMKRIKEGNLDVRINQSAGVDEFQIVNETFNTMMAQIQQLHVNVYEEQQSKQRAELQHLQLQINPHFFMNSLNIMYSLAQTKNYELIQELSLCLVNYFRYMFRSNLSFVQLRQELDHTRNYIRIQELRYPNSLSGRIEVPDFMLDTSVPPLFIQSFVENTVKYAMTLDGPIEIIIRIDLLDEGGRPYMRAVIEDTGVGFPEEILSELNVGRKITNEEGEHIGIWNVQQRLSLLYKGQASISFSNRMTGGASVVIQLPLYGHDS
- a CDS encoding DUF5605 domain-containing protein; this encodes MPAFNDQTKIGHIWANESARKVLLKHVPELEKSPYLSFMKMRTLPQLAVSNEAWIWPAELLSSILKELALIEDEAVRDEEPRQSADYESDLVSMGSAYTKAPDWAEKWGIFEILLKGPNHGNPFVDVAISAVFTCEERSVQVSGFYDGEGIYRIRFMPEHEGEWRYETISNARSLHGIAGGFICIQPSAGNNGPVRVKDTFHFAYENGMAYIPIGTTCYAWSHQGEKLETQTLNTLSASPFNKLRMCVFPKSYQFNENEPELYPYEGSLAQGWDYTRFNPAYFRHLENRIAELGELGIEADLILFHAYDRWGFSEMMRSADDRYLRYIVARLSAYRHIWWSLANEYDLMWAKEESDWERIAAIVTENDPYNHLISIHNCFAFYDYKRSWITHCSVQRIDVYRTAENTTEWRLEWNKPIVIDECAYEGNIDMGWGNITGQEMVRRFWEGAIRGGYVGHGETYLDPDDVLWWSKGGKLHGESSQRIAFLRTIMESGPEGGLNPLKSEWDAPSAGIKDQYYLFYYGLNQPMYRHFSMKPGVSYEVEVIDTWNMTIKKQPGKYEGSFRIELPGTSYAAVRMTKVG